In Prochlorococcus marinus str. GP2, the DNA window ATGGCTCTTATACAAGTAAAAAAGTTTGTAGTTTTGTCGCGACCTTACCAGTTAATGATCCCAAATATGCAGTACTTGTAGTCGTTGATGAGCCATCTAAGTCATATGCATATGGTTCAACTGTTGCGGTACCTGTTGCGAAAGAAATTATAGAGAGTCTGATAGTAATTGAAAAAATACCTCCTAATACTGAAAATTATGGAATGATTGTTAAAAAACCCTAAAATTTTCCAATTTTTATAAATATTTGGTTCATTATTTGATGATTTCATCAAGAATAAAAGCTAGCTTATATATATACGATTATCTAGATATGAAATCAATTTTAGAACAATTATCTTCAATGACCGTTGTTGTTGCTGATACTGGAGATTTAGATTCGATAAAAAAATTTCAACCAAGGGACGCTACCACAAATCCATCACTAATACTTGCTGCTGCTAAGAACCCTGATTATGTGAAATTAATTGATAAAGCTTTAGAAAGTTCAGAAAATGAATTGCACAAAGGATTCTCTGAAATTGAATTAATTAAAGAAACTGTTGACCAAGTTTCAGTATTTTTTGGAAAAGAAATATTGAAAATTATTTCAGGGCGCGTATCTACAGAAGTTGATGCAAGATTGAGCTTTGATACTGAAGCTACCGTACAAAAAGCTAGAAAATTGATCAATCTTTACAAAAATTTTGGAATTGAAAAGGAAAGAATTTTGATTAAGATTGCCGCAACTTGGGAAGGAATTAAGGCAGCTGAAATTTTGGAAAAAGAGGGTATTAAGTGCAACTTAACTTTACTTTTTAACTTCTGCCAAGCGGTAACTTGCGCCAATGCAAAGATAACTCTAATTTCTCCTTTCGTTGGCCGCATACTGGATTGGCATAAAGCAAAAACTGGTAAAACTAGTTTTGTTGGTGCTGAAGACCCTGGTGTTATTTCGGTTACACAAATTTACAAGTACTTTAAAGAAAAGGGATTTAAGACAGAAGTAATGGGAGCGAGTTTTAGAAATCTTGATGAAATAAAAGAATTAGCAGGTTGCGATCTTTTAACAATCGCTCCAAAATTTCTTGAGG includes these proteins:
- the tal gene encoding transaldolase, whose product is MKSILEQLSSMTVVVADTGDLDSIKKFQPRDATTNPSLILAAAKNPDYVKLIDKALESSENELHKGFSEIELIKETVDQVSVFFGKEILKIISGRVSTEVDARLSFDTEATVQKARKLINLYKNFGIEKERILIKIAATWEGIKAAEILEKEGIKCNLTLLFNFCQAVTCANAKITLISPFVGRILDWHKAKTGKTSFVGAEDPGVISVTQIYKYFKEKGFKTEVMGASFRNLDEIKELAGCDLLTIAPKFLEELKKEKGELIRKLDISTQINNSVDYKFEEKDFRLSMLGDQMASEKLSEGITGFSKAIEELEELLLKRYSEIKNHNLISAN